The following proteins come from a genomic window of Anopheles ziemanni chromosome 3, idAnoZiCoDA_A2_x.2, whole genome shotgun sequence:
- the LOC131285551 gene encoding CLIP domain-containing serine protease B4-like: MFLAASIFSSHNKSSHDGNCWSCTPSRPTRLKLLAIHPSHKGLHRVATRFGKDKQRRKPASNVPSIRRNRSGETLNFAEPVDISSLAHLIVPGESVARPSRPAGCRISMCKSLNATLANEELLNGSRCGEDHGNVMVCCTNLLPVFPECGFADMDRSIGGQLTDIQEHPWAVLIEYQKPRGQYGYHCGGSLINKRYVLTAAHCVTSLSDGWKVHRVRLGEWNLSSNPDCMNHDYDGGILQACNNPPIDMDIEKIIVHSGYTHARNYHNDIALIRMAWDVIYSLSVLPTCLPLSNQMININHTDTSTYAVGWGKTETGHASHVKLKVDLIVQSLEKCKPLYERRKAFLVETQMCVGGMEGRDTCSGDSGGPLMRMVGGVWYQIGVVSFGSAKCGTKDFPAVYTDVSKYAAWISENVY, encoded by the exons ATGTTCCTAGCTGCGTCCATTTTCTCCAGCCACAACAAGAGCTCCCATGATGGAAACTGCTGGAGTTGTACGCCTTCCCGGCCCACCCGGTTGAAGCTGTTAGCGATACATCCGAGCCATAAAGGATTGCATCGGGTTGCAACCAGATTTGGCAAGGACAAACAGCGACGTAAACCGGCATCG AACGTACCGTCCATACGCCGGAACAGAAGCGGAGAAACGTTAAACTTCGCCGAACCGGTGGACATCTCTTCTTTGGCTCATCTGATTGTTCCGGGGGAAAGTGTCGCACGCCCATCTCGTCCAGCTGGCTGCCG AATTTCAATGTGCAAATCACTCAACGCAACGTTGGCTAACGAAGAATTACTGAACGGTAGCCGTTGTGGGGAAGATCACGGAAATGTTATGGTATGCTGCACCAACCTCTTGCCGGTGTTTCCCGAATGTGGATTTGCGGACATGGATCGAAGCATTGGAGGTCAGTTAACCGACATTCAAGAACATCCGTGGGCGGTGTTGATCGAGTATCAGAAACCAAGAGGCCAGTACGGCTACCACTGCGGAGGATCGTTGATCAACAAACGCTACGTGTTGACTGCTGCACACTGCGTCACGTCACTTAGTGATGGCTGGAAGGTGCATCGAGTACGGCTAGGCGAATGGAATTTGAGCTCCAACCCCGACTGCATGAATCACGACTACGATGGTGGGATACTTCAAGCATGCAACAATCCTCCGATCGACATGGACATTGAGAAGATCATCGTTCACAGTGGCTACACTCACGCAAGGAACTACCATAATGACATAGCGCTAATCCGTATGGCCTGGGACGTAATATATTCGTTATCAGTTCTTCCAACTTGCCTACCGTTGTCTAACCAGATGATCAACATTAATCATACAGATACTTCCACCTACGCAGTGGGTTGGGGAAAAACTGAAACAGGTCATGCCAGTCACGTGAAGTTGAAGGTTGATTTGATAGTGCAGAGCCTGGAAAAATGCAAACCGCTGTACGAGCGCCGCAAAGCATTTCTGGTGGAAACGCAGATGTGTGTCGGAGGAATGGAAGGAAGAGACACCTGCAGCGGTGACTCGGGAGGTCCGTTGATGCGCATGGTCGGTGGTGTCTGGTATCAAATAGGAGTGGTCAGCTTTGGTTCTGCTAAGTGTGGCACCAAAGACTTTCCTGCAGTTTACACCGATGTTTCGAAGTACGCTGCATGGATTAGTGAAAATGTTTACTAA
- the LOC131286680 gene encoding CLIP domain-containing serine protease B4-like: MIGATKWALVAACLLSVVGQTVLAQQLGQSCTNPRGVAGKCILLRDCPSLVAILRQSAPTPDDVAFLKNCRCGDDSKNVMVCCPNPLPSYPQCGTHLGDRIFGGQETKIDEYPWAALIEYQKPNGRYGFHCGGSLISERYVLTAAHCISSIPRSWKVHRVRLGEWDLRTNPDCKEEGKTKECYNPVIDMDIEKIVVHSGYDTQDKSHLNDIALIRLAQDVSYSDTVKPVCLPLSSPAINTNHVGLPSYAVGWGKTETATASEKKLYVEMKVVSLEDCSPVYQRNKIFLKPTQMCAGGKKGTDTCSGDSGGPLMRRISGGWYVIGVVSFGPSKCGTEGVAGVYTDVSKYADWIRENVY, from the coding sequence ATGATTGGTGCTACTAAGTGGGCCCTAGTGGCGGCGTGCTTGTTAAGTGTAGTCGGACAAACTGTGTTGGCGCAACAGCTAGGCCAAAGTTGCACGAATCCTCGCGGTGTAGCAGGGAAATGCATATTACTTCGCGATTGCCCATCGTTGGTCGCCATTCTGCGGCAATCGGCTCCTACACCAGATGATGTAGCCTTTCTCAAAAACTGCCGTTGTGGCGATGATAGCAAGAATGTTATGGTGTGTTGTCCCAATCCATTGCCCTCCTATCCCCAGTGCGGGACTCACCTTGGGGACCGTATTTTCGGTGGTCAGGAGACCAAAATTGATGAATATCCTTGGGCGGCGTTGATCGAGTATCAGAAACCAAATGGTCGCTACGGTTTTCATTGCGGAGGATCCTTGATCAGCGAGCGCTACGTGCTGACCGCTGCTCACTGTATCAGTTCGATTCCGCGCAGCTGGAAAGTACACCGGGTGCGGCTGGGCGAATGGGATCTACGCACAAACCCCGACTGCAAGGAGGAAGGAAAGACTAAGGAGTGCTACAATCCAGTGATCGACATGGACATCGAGAAGATTGTCGTGCACAGTGGCTATGATACGCAAGATAAAAGTCACCTCAACGACATCGCGCTGATTCGGTTGGCTCAAGATGTTTCGTATTCAGACACAGTGAAGCCTGTCTGCTTACCACTCTCTAGTCCGGCTATCAACACCAATCACGTCGGATTGCCTAGTTATGCCGTGGGTTGGGGCAAAACGGAGACTGCTACAGCTAGCGAGAAGAAGCTGTATGTCGAAATGAAGGTGGTGAGCCTGGAGGATTGCTCGCCGGTTTACCAGCGTAACAAAATATTCCTGAAGCCAACGCAGATGTGCGCCGGTGGAAAGAAAGGAACGGATACCTGCAGTGGTGACTCGGGAGGTCCATTGATGCGTCGAATCAGTGGTGGCTGGTACGTGATAGGTGTAGTGAGCTTTGGACCATCGAAATGTGGTACCGAAGGCGTTGCTGGTGTCTATACCGACGTATCGAAGTACGCTGATTGGATTCGCGAGAATGTTTACTAG